Proteins encoded in a region of the Epinephelus lanceolatus isolate andai-2023 chromosome 20, ASM4190304v1, whole genome shotgun sequence genome:
- the LOC144458924 gene encoding uncharacterized protein LOC144458924 isoform X2: MTGVKCVVLVVVLTFLLSLARGDAEVSCDFMGSCILWCSFQAGEGPLIHWYQEKTRAILVHSYYYDQDQLGLQDEHFRGRTSLFKHQISRGNASLHLTRVEVQDQGKYQCYTSILSSKEEKSYINLKVDAPVIKVNIQQVENRITCSSEGIYPEPELTWSTNPPSNVTLQNKTTVHQTEQQLYNINSSLILSVTDLVYSCTVSTRINKRRASLFKQTSVNSSDTETTIPCTASNASRTGLIWRFNYSQIILNQTRANVPYTVSEEWRQQVKSVSESGSLTLQHLSSNQDGIYTCELSDDEETYVTNINLKIIEDCSTNVGAIVGGVIGAILAFAVIGGLVFFLRQNRPQGVI, encoded by the exons ATGACTGGGGTCAAGTGTGTCGTGTTGGTGGTGGTCCTGACCTTTCTGCTGAGTCTTGCAAGAGGAG ATGCCGAAGTGTCCTGTGATTTCATGGGAAGCTGCATCTTATGGTGCAGCTTTCAGGCAGGTGAAGGTCCACTCATCCACTGGTATCAGGAGAAAACAAGAGCCATTCTAGTCCACTCATACTATTACGACCAAGACCAGCTCGGCCTCCAGGATGAGCACTTCAGAGGCAGAACGTCGCTGTTTAAACACCAGATCTCCAGAGGAAACGCCTCACTCCACCTGACAAGGGTGGAGGTTCAAGATCAGGGCAAATATCAGTGCTACACCAGTATCTTAAGTAGCAAGGAGGAGAAGTCCTATATCAATCTAAAAGTGGACG CTCCAGTTATTAAAGTCAACATTCAGCAGGTAGAAAACAGGATCACCTGCAGCTCAGAGGGGATCTACCCTGAACCTGAGCTCACCTGGTCCACCAACCCTCCATCCAATGTGACCCTCCAGAATAAAACCACAGTCCATCAGACTGAACAGCAGCTCTACAACATCAACAGTTCTCTGATACTTTCAGTTACTGATCTGGTCTACAGCTGCACCGTCAGCACTCGCATAAACAAGAGGAGAGCCAGTTTGTTCAAACAAA CTTCTGTCAATAGTTCAGACACTGAAACAACAATCCCCTGCACTGCTTCAAATGCTTCCCGAACAGGCCTCATCTGGAGGTTCAACTACAGTCAGATCATCCTGAACCAGACCAGGGCCAACGTCCCCTACACAGTGTCAGAGGAGTGGAGGCAGCAGGTGAAGAGTGTGTCTGAGTCAGGCAGCCTCACACTACAGCACTTATCTTCAAATCAGGACGGGATATACACCTGTGAGCTCAGTGATGATGAAGAGACATATGTAACCAACATTAATCTAAAGATTATAGAAG actGTTCAACTAATGTTGGAGCAATTGTAGGCGGGGTGATTGGAGCCATTTTAGCTTTTGCAGTAATCGGAGGCCTGGTATTCTTCTTACGTCAAAACAG ACCACAGGGGGTCATTTGA
- the LOC144458924 gene encoding CD276 antigen-like isoform X1 yields MTLSNVQCQQRKGNRRMTGVKCVVLVVVLTFLLSLARGDAEVSCDFMGSCILWCSFQAGEGPLIHWYQEKTRAILVHSYYYDQDQLGLQDEHFRGRTSLFKHQISRGNASLHLTRVEVQDQGKYQCYTSILSSKEEKSYINLKVDAPVIKVNIQQVENRITCSSEGIYPEPELTWSTNPPSNVTLQNKTTVHQTEQQLYNINSSLILSVTDLVYSCTVSTRINKRRASLFKQTSVNSSDTETTIPCTASNASRTGLIWRFNYSQIILNQTRANVPYTVSEEWRQQVKSVSESGSLTLQHLSSNQDGIYTCELSDDEETYVTNINLKIIEDCSTNVGAIVGGVIGAILAFAVIGGLVFFLRQNRPQGVI; encoded by the exons ATGACTCTTAGTAA TGTACAGTGTCAACAGAGGAAAGGTAACAGGAGGATGACTGGGGTCAAGTGTGTCGTGTTGGTGGTGGTCCTGACCTTTCTGCTGAGTCTTGCAAGAGGAG ATGCCGAAGTGTCCTGTGATTTCATGGGAAGCTGCATCTTATGGTGCAGCTTTCAGGCAGGTGAAGGTCCACTCATCCACTGGTATCAGGAGAAAACAAGAGCCATTCTAGTCCACTCATACTATTACGACCAAGACCAGCTCGGCCTCCAGGATGAGCACTTCAGAGGCAGAACGTCGCTGTTTAAACACCAGATCTCCAGAGGAAACGCCTCACTCCACCTGACAAGGGTGGAGGTTCAAGATCAGGGCAAATATCAGTGCTACACCAGTATCTTAAGTAGCAAGGAGGAGAAGTCCTATATCAATCTAAAAGTGGACG CTCCAGTTATTAAAGTCAACATTCAGCAGGTAGAAAACAGGATCACCTGCAGCTCAGAGGGGATCTACCCTGAACCTGAGCTCACCTGGTCCACCAACCCTCCATCCAATGTGACCCTCCAGAATAAAACCACAGTCCATCAGACTGAACAGCAGCTCTACAACATCAACAGTTCTCTGATACTTTCAGTTACTGATCTGGTCTACAGCTGCACCGTCAGCACTCGCATAAACAAGAGGAGAGCCAGTTTGTTCAAACAAA CTTCTGTCAATAGTTCAGACACTGAAACAACAATCCCCTGCACTGCTTCAAATGCTTCCCGAACAGGCCTCATCTGGAGGTTCAACTACAGTCAGATCATCCTGAACCAGACCAGGGCCAACGTCCCCTACACAGTGTCAGAGGAGTGGAGGCAGCAGGTGAAGAGTGTGTCTGAGTCAGGCAGCCTCACACTACAGCACTTATCTTCAAATCAGGACGGGATATACACCTGTGAGCTCAGTGATGATGAAGAGACATATGTAACCAACATTAATCTAAAGATTATAGAAG actGTTCAACTAATGTTGGAGCAATTGTAGGCGGGGTGATTGGAGCCATTTTAGCTTTTGCAGTAATCGGAGGCCTGGTATTCTTCTTACGTCAAAACAG ACCACAGGGGGTCATTTGA